Proteins from a single region of Parasedimentitalea psychrophila:
- the miaB gene encoding tRNA (N6-isopentenyl adenosine(37)-C2)-methylthiotransferase MiaB, which translates to MSAPKKLFIKTYGCQMNVYDSERMAEALGGQGYVETKSADDADMILLNTCHIREKAAEKVYSELGRLKKLKIAKPDLKIGVAGCVAQAEGEEIMRRQPAVDLVVGPQSYHRLPEMEDQIRKGNKALDTDFPEEDKFEALKNRPKAKRGPTAFLTVQEGCDKFCAFCVVPYTRGAEVSRPADRILTEARELVERGVREITLLGQNVNAYHGAGASGDLTLAQLIWELDKIDGLQRIRFTTSHTNDMSDDLIEAHGTCAKLMPYLHLPVQSGSDKILKRMNRNHTADGYLRVVEKIRAARPDILLSGDFIVGFPEETEADFQATLDLIEEVKYGTAYSFKYSTRPGTPAAERPQVEEAEASERLQRLQALLTRQQREIQTSMVGREVGVLLEKTGRLAGQMVGKSDYLHSVHVGDCDRAVGELARVRIVSSSTNSLAGELIR; encoded by the coding sequence ATGAGCGCCCCGAAGAAGCTGTTTATCAAGACCTATGGCTGCCAGATGAATGTCTATGACAGCGAGCGTATGGCCGAGGCGCTGGGCGGGCAGGGCTATGTGGAAACCAAAAGCGCCGATGATGCGGATATGATCCTGCTGAACACCTGTCACATCCGCGAGAAGGCCGCAGAGAAGGTCTATTCGGAGCTGGGGCGCTTGAAAAAGCTGAAGATTGCCAAGCCAGATCTGAAAATCGGTGTGGCCGGTTGCGTCGCCCAGGCTGAAGGCGAAGAAATCATGCGTCGCCAGCCGGCGGTGGATCTGGTGGTTGGACCGCAGAGCTACCACAGGCTGCCGGAGATGGAGGACCAGATCCGCAAGGGCAACAAGGCGCTGGACACCGATTTCCCCGAAGAAGACAAGTTCGAGGCGCTGAAGAACCGTCCAAAAGCCAAGCGGGGCCCGACGGCATTTTTGACGGTGCAAGAGGGCTGCGACAAGTTCTGTGCGTTTTGCGTGGTTCCCTATACTCGCGGTGCCGAGGTCAGTCGTCCGGCCGATCGTATCTTGACCGAGGCGCGTGAACTGGTCGAACGGGGGGTGCGCGAAATCACCCTGCTGGGGCAAAACGTCAACGCCTATCACGGGGCTGGTGCCAGTGGGGACCTGACCCTGGCCCAGTTGATCTGGGAATTGGACAAAATCGACGGGCTGCAGCGGATCCGCTTTACCACTTCGCATACCAATGACATGAGTGATGACCTGATCGAGGCGCATGGGACCTGTGCCAAGCTGATGCCATATCTGCACCTGCCGGTGCAGTCCGGCTCGGACAAGATCCTGAAGCGGATGAACCGCAACCACACCGCCGATGGCTATCTGCGGGTGGTCGAGAAGATCCGCGCTGCCCGCCCGGACATTCTGCTGTCGGGGGATTTCATCGTTGGCTTCCCTGAGGAGACCGAGGCTGATTTTCAGGCCACGCTGGATCTGATCGAAGAGGTCAAATACGGCACCGCCTATTCCTTCAAATACTCCACCCGCCCCGGCACCCCTGCGGCAGAGCGGCCCCAGGTGGAGGAGGCCGAGGCCTCGGAGCGTTTGCAGCGCCTGCAGGCATTGCTGACCCGTCAGCAACGCGAGATTCAGACCAGCATGGTCGGCCGTGAGGTGGGTGTGTTGCTCGAGAAAACCGGGCGCCTCGCGGGGCAGATGGTTGGAAAGTCGGATTACCTGCATTCCGTTCACGTCGGCGACTGCGACAGGGCGGTCGGTGAATTGGCCCGGGTTCGCATCGTGTCGTCCTCGACAAATTCTCTGGCCGGAGAGCTTATCCGCTAA
- a CDS encoding PhoH family protein, producing the protein MALGALDTSPEQPADPEVLLEFPDNRLLIDLCGEYDRNLIDIEQNLEVQIVHRGNQLVVIGETELRQRAVTVLQSLYQRLENGRTVEPGDVDRELRMTPLQPPPSGGQLEMFKGGHVEIKTRKKLVEPRTDAQKAYVQALFANELAFGIGPAGTGKTYLAVAVGVSMFINGHVDRIILSRPAVEAGEKLGYLPGDMKDKIDPYMQPLYDALNDFLPGKQLAKLIEEKRIEIAPLAFMRGRTLSNAYVVLDEAQNATTMQMKMFLTRLGEGSRMVITGDRTQVDLPRNVPSGLQDAERLLSAIPKVSFNYFTARDVVRHPLVAAIIEAYEADDKA; encoded by the coding sequence TTGGCCCTCGGTGCCCTAGACACATCGCCAGAACAGCCCGCAGATCCTGAAGTGCTGCTGGAATTTCCCGATAACCGCTTGCTGATCGACCTCTGTGGTGAATACGACCGCAATTTGATTGATATCGAACAGAACCTCGAAGTGCAGATCGTCCACCGAGGCAATCAGCTGGTGGTGATTGGCGAGACTGAATTGCGCCAGCGCGCGGTAACCGTACTGCAATCCCTGTACCAAAGACTGGAAAATGGCCGAACGGTCGAGCCGGGCGACGTTGATCGCGAGTTGCGGATGACGCCGCTGCAGCCGCCGCCGAGCGGCGGCCAGTTGGAGATGTTCAAAGGCGGACATGTGGAGATCAAGACCCGCAAGAAACTGGTCGAGCCGCGCACGGATGCCCAAAAAGCCTATGTTCAGGCGCTGTTCGCCAACGAACTTGCCTTTGGTATCGGGCCGGCCGGCACTGGTAAAACCTATCTGGCGGTGGCGGTGGGGGTGTCGATGTTCATCAACGGCCATGTGGACCGGATCATTCTGTCGCGTCCGGCGGTCGAAGCCGGTGAAAAGCTGGGCTATTTGCCAGGCGATATGAAGGACAAGATCGATCCCTATATGCAGCCGCTTTATGACGCGCTGAATGATTTCCTGCCGGGCAAACAATTGGCCAAACTGATCGAGGAAAAGCGGATCGAGATCGCACCGCTGGCCTTTATGCGGGGGCGCACCCTGAGCAATGCCTATGTGGTGCTGGACGAAGCCCAGAATGCCACAACCATGCAGATGAAGATGTTTCTGACCCGGCTGGGCGAGGGCTCGCGCATGGTGATCACTGGCGATCGGACCCAGGTTGACCTGCCGCGCAATGTGCCGTCCGGCCTTCAGGATGCGGAGCGTCTGCTGAGCGCCATTCCAAAAGTCAGCTTTAATTATTTCACCGCGCGCGACGTGGTTCGCCACCCGCTTGTCGCCGCCATCATCGAGGCCTATGAAGCAGATGACAAAGCCTGA
- a CDS encoding OmpA family protein: MLNFKAKAVFVRLAAATAALTLLTAPLQAQAQRTVVGERYVPTIWVDPDGCEHWVMDDGAEGFMSPHVTPDGKPVCRRGNICGVMPTDQFFGSNQHAISSAGKQRLQEFFKSASARSFVVVGHTDSRASDEYNIRLSERRASAVARVGRSVGARISDVRAYGERDPSVPNTSASNMAQNRRVEIYCLR, from the coding sequence GTGTTGAATTTTAAAGCGAAAGCTGTGTTTGTCAGGCTGGCTGCTGCCACGGCCGCTCTGACTTTGCTGACGGCGCCGCTGCAAGCGCAAGCGCAGCGTACGGTTGTCGGCGAGCGCTATGTGCCGACAATCTGGGTTGACCCGGATGGCTGCGAGCATTGGGTGATGGATGATGGCGCCGAAGGTTTCATGTCGCCGCATGTGACGCCAGATGGCAAACCGGTCTGCCGCCGCGGCAACATCTGCGGTGTCATGCCCACCGATCAGTTCTTTGGCAGCAACCAGCACGCGATCAGTTCGGCTGGTAAGCAGCGCCTGCAAGAGTTCTTCAAGTCGGCCAGTGCGCGTAGCTTTGTCGTTGTTGGTCATACCGATAGCCGGGCCTCGGATGAGTATAACATCCGGTTGTCCGAACGGCGCGCCAGTGCGGTTGCGCGGGTCGGCCGGTCGGTTGGGGCACGAATCTCTGACGTCCGGGCCTATGGTGAGCGCGATCCAAGCGTGCCAAATACCAGTGCCTCAAATATGGCGCAGAACCGCCGTGTTGAAATTTATTGCCTGCGCTGA